One region of Synergistales bacterium genomic DNA includes:
- a CDS encoding siroheme synthase — translation MADRDFSLMIALSPGTGPILVVGGGATALRKVTTLLGAGFAVQVVAPEVCPELERMTGGGVTIAGRAVMREDFLNHAFALIAVSREDTRAILPLAEGSGCLLNCCGAPEESDWALAAQFGHRGYRVGVSSSGADPAGPERLKERLRRHLGEGERE, via the coding sequence ATGGCAGATCGTGACTTCAGCCTCATGATAGCGCTCAGCCCGGGGACCGGCCCGATTCTGGTGGTGGGCGGAGGGGCGACGGCGCTCCGGAAGGTGACAACCCTCCTCGGTGCGGGGTTCGCAGTGCAGGTGGTGGCGCCCGAGGTCTGCCCCGAGCTGGAGCGGATGACTGGCGGCGGGGTGACCATTGCCGGCAGAGCGGTCATGCGGGAAGACTTCCTGAACCACGCCTTCGCCCTCATCGCCGTCTCCAGGGAGGATACCCGGGCCATACTGCCCCTGGCGGAAGGCTCGGGATGCCTGCTCAACTGCTGCGGCGCCCCCGAAGAGAGCGACTGGGCGCTGGCGGCGCAGTTCGGCCACCGGGGATACAGGGTGGGTGTTTCCAGCTCCGGCGCCGATCCGGCAGGACCGGAAAGGCTGAAGGAGCGGCTCCGACGGCATCTCGGGGAAGGAGAGAGGGAATGA
- a CDS encoding pyridoxamine 5'-phosphate oxidase family protein, which produces MRRKEMEITDSKEIEEILMQAQVLHLGFFDEEYPYVVPITYGYEEGRIYMHCATTGKKIDLIRRNPKVCFQAETDVAFNDAPKKTSGIALAYRSVIGFGTIRILEDNDEKREGIKVLAAHYNEKGVHVQRPDAMLRNVAILELTVDHMTGKQHD; this is translated from the coding sequence ATGCGGAGGAAGGAAATGGAGATTACCGACAGCAAGGAGATCGAGGAGATCCTCATGCAGGCGCAGGTGCTCCACCTGGGGTTCTTCGACGAGGAATACCCCTATGTGGTGCCCATCACCTACGGCTACGAGGAGGGGCGCATCTACATGCACTGCGCCACCACCGGCAAGAAGATCGATCTCATACGGAGGAACCCCAAGGTCTGCTTCCAGGCCGAAACGGATGTGGCCTTCAACGATGCCCCCAAGAAGACCTCAGGCATCGCGCTGGCCTACCGGAGCGTCATCGGGTTCGGCACCATCCGGATTCTCGAGGACAACGACGAGAAACGGGAGGGCATCAAGGTGCTGGCCGCCCACTACAACGAGAAGGGCGTCCACGTGCAGCGGCCCGACGCAATGCTCCGGAACGTGGCCATCCTGGAGCTTACCGTCGATCACATGACGGGTAAGCAACACGACTAG
- a CDS encoding IclR family transcriptional regulator, producing the protein MKKSAIEKALAVLESFSKDHREQSISEIAQRQGLPFSSTHRIASRLVDLGYLYRDPHTKQLSLGTRVYYLGKIAALSMNIINIALPFMEELRDTTGETVNLYFREGDSRICYEHAQSNQRLQFSVELGKRMPLWAGASGKCFLAYLPEEQFEEIVAQAQPLTKNTIAERDALARETALIRKRGYSMSHSEREEGVSSVAVPIFNREGAVVASLAVSGPSFRFDDARLDNIIAGAVGTARKISAALGYEPSRTSS; encoded by the coding sequence ATGAAAAAGAGCGCCATTGAAAAAGCACTGGCTGTGCTGGAATCCTTCTCCAAGGACCATAGGGAGCAGAGTATCAGCGAGATCGCGCAGAGACAGGGGCTTCCCTTTTCCTCGACACACAGGATCGCCTCCAGGCTTGTCGATCTGGGCTACCTCTACAGGGACCCCCATACCAAGCAGCTTTCGCTGGGGACACGTGTCTACTACCTCGGCAAAATCGCGGCGCTTTCCATGAATATCATCAATATCGCCCTGCCCTTTATGGAAGAGCTGAGAGACACAACAGGAGAGACGGTCAATCTCTACTTCCGAGAAGGCGATTCCAGGATCTGCTACGAGCATGCGCAGAGCAACCAGCGGCTGCAGTTTTCCGTTGAGCTGGGGAAGCGTATGCCTCTCTGGGCGGGGGCGTCGGGGAAGTGCTTTCTGGCCTATCTTCCGGAAGAGCAGTTTGAAGAGATCGTCGCCCAGGCCCAACCGTTAACCAAAAACACCATTGCCGAACGTGACGCCCTTGCACGGGAGACCGCCCTGATCCGGAAGCGGGGCTACTCCATGAGCCACTCCGAGCGCGAGGAGGGGGTCTCTTCAGTGGCGGTGCCGATCTTTAACCGGGAAGGTGCCGTTGTGGCCTCTCTGGCCGTTTCGGGCCCCTCCTTCCGGTTCGACGACGCCCGGTTGGACAACATCATTGCAGGCGCAGTGGGAACAGCCCGAAAAATTTCAGCCGCCCTGGGCTACGAACCCTCCAGGACCTCTTCCTAG
- a CDS encoding isocitrate lyase/PEP mutase family protein, producing the protein MKPTTMLKKMLLEKRAVPCPGAHDAMSAKLIERTGFEVLQVSGFGLAATYLGLPDMAFLSSSDMLNFTRNIAAAVDIPVMADADTGFGNAVNAMWITEQVVGTGAAGMNIEDQLFPKRCGHLEGKQIVPDDEMVLKVKACRKAADALDSDFVINARTDAISTEGIEGAIRRGNLYAEAGADMIFVEAPRSVEQIEKVVNEIAAPVSINLFDNVKGGKTPLVPLPRLRELGVARVSIPVGTTFAAMKGVENYLEAIKGGALAEGRYDLVSQFDEFKELVGFNELRAKEREYLPNFVE; encoded by the coding sequence ATGAAACCAACAACAATGCTGAAGAAGATGCTTCTTGAAAAACGGGCCGTGCCGTGCCCCGGAGCGCACGATGCCATGTCGGCGAAACTGATCGAACGGACCGGTTTCGAGGTGTTGCAGGTGAGCGGATTCGGTCTTGCCGCCACCTACCTTGGGCTTCCCGATATGGCCTTTCTCTCTTCCAGCGATATGCTCAACTTCACCAGGAATATCGCCGCAGCCGTGGATATCCCGGTGATGGCCGACGCCGATACCGGTTTCGGGAATGCCGTGAACGCCATGTGGATCACCGAGCAGGTGGTCGGCACAGGTGCCGCAGGTATGAATATCGAGGACCAGCTCTTCCCCAAGCGCTGCGGCCACCTGGAAGGCAAGCAGATAGTCCCGGACGATGAGATGGTGCTCAAGGTCAAGGCCTGCCGGAAGGCGGCAGATGCCCTGGACAGCGATTTCGTCATCAATGCCCGCACCGATGCCATCAGCACTGAAGGGATCGAGGGGGCCATCAGGCGGGGCAATCTCTATGCCGAGGCGGGGGCGGACATGATCTTCGTCGAGGCGCCCCGTTCCGTGGAGCAGATCGAAAAGGTGGTCAACGAGATCGCCGCCCCGGTGAGCATCAACCTCTTCGACAACGTCAAGGGTGGCAAGACGCCTCTTGTTCCCCTGCCCCGTCTCCGGGAGCTCGGCGTCGCCAGGGTGAGCATCCCTGTGGGGACCACCTTTGCAGCGATGAAAGGTGTGGAGAACTACCTCGAAGCGATCAAGGGGGGCGCCCTTGCGGAGGGACGCTACGATCTGGTCAGCCAGTTCGACGAGTTCAAGGAGCTTGTGGGATTCAACGAGCTCCGGGCGAAGGAACGTGAGTATCTCCCGAACTTCGTGGAGTAG
- a CDS encoding TRAP transporter permease — protein sequence MSATAYEKQKPTEKSGRRSFSGRLKVFITVLTLVLAIFHLYTAFFGLMPAMQQRSFHICFVLVLIFLLFPAGKGSPQSTPSWLDWILASLALVCSLYIFFNYPAIAGRAGMYLEYELYLGAIMTVLVFEAGRRVLGYPLPIFCSLFLFFAYYGRSMPGPLKHFGLSIPRILEELYLTTDGLFGLVAGVSATYIFLFVLFGAFLKSTGTSVFFNDLAMALAGHQKGGPAKIAVLSSALMGTISGSTSANVATTGAFTIPLMKKIGYRAHYAGAVEAVASTGGQIMPPVMGAAAFIIADALGVKYINVLMAALVPALLYFWGVWCCLSLEAHKLGLEGLAKSELPKLKTVLLTSGYKAIPLLVIIYILVKGYNPLYAGVWGIITASGLSFVRKEERLNLRELVQTLENGTKTALPVAIACTIVGIVIGMMGATGVALKIGDAVLMLTQGNLFPTLLITMVISLLLGMGMPTTASYVMASAVAAPALVLLGTKALDAHLFVFYFAVLSTLTPPVCVGCYTAAGLAGANLNRTAVAAIKLALAGFIIPYIFIYSPDLLLTNVQNWGRFVLTFATAAIGVFGLSLASEGYFRGYLNMLFRFVALCSALALIYPGVTTDLAGFALLGAVIAYQFVRSSSAKVASGTDADQVEPAHTMKEDQ from the coding sequence ATGTCGGCCACTGCATATGAAAAACAGAAGCCCACCGAGAAGTCCGGACGGAGGAGCTTCTCCGGGCGGTTGAAGGTATTCATCACTGTGCTGACCCTGGTGCTTGCCATCTTCCATCTCTACACTGCCTTCTTCGGGCTGATGCCGGCAATGCAGCAGAGGAGCTTTCACATCTGTTTCGTGCTGGTTTTGATCTTTCTTCTTTTCCCGGCGGGTAAAGGTTCACCCCAAAGCACACCTTCGTGGCTCGACTGGATTCTTGCCTCCCTGGCCCTGGTCTGTTCGCTCTACATCTTTTTCAACTATCCTGCCATAGCCGGGCGGGCCGGAATGTACCTGGAGTACGAGCTCTATCTCGGTGCCATCATGACGGTGCTTGTCTTCGAGGCCGGGCGCAGGGTTCTCGGCTATCCCTTGCCCATTTTCTGCTCGCTCTTTCTCTTCTTTGCCTATTACGGACGTTCCATGCCTGGCCCGCTGAAACACTTCGGGCTCTCCATTCCCCGCATCCTCGAGGAGCTCTACCTGACCACCGACGGTCTCTTCGGCCTGGTGGCAGGGGTCTCTGCCACCTACATCTTTCTCTTTGTTCTTTTCGGAGCCTTTTTGAAATCCACGGGGACCTCTGTCTTTTTCAACGATCTCGCCATGGCGCTGGCGGGACACCAGAAGGGCGGCCCGGCCAAGATCGCCGTACTCTCCAGTGCTCTGATGGGAACGATCAGCGGGAGTACCTCGGCGAACGTGGCGACCACGGGGGCCTTCACCATTCCTCTGATGAAAAAGATCGGCTACAGGGCGCACTACGCCGGCGCCGTCGAAGCGGTGGCCTCTACGGGGGGACAGATCATGCCGCCGGTGATGGGGGCCGCCGCCTTTATCATCGCCGATGCCCTGGGCGTGAAATACATCAATGTGCTCATGGCAGCCCTTGTCCCGGCGCTGCTGTACTTCTGGGGCGTGTGGTGCTGTCTCTCCCTGGAGGCCCACAAGCTGGGTCTTGAGGGACTGGCGAAGAGCGAGCTGCCGAAGCTGAAAACCGTACTGCTCACCAGCGGCTATAAGGCGATTCCCCTGCTGGTGATCATCTACATCCTTGTGAAAGGCTACAATCCGCTCTATGCCGGTGTCTGGGGGATCATCACGGCGAGTGGGCTCAGCTTCGTCAGAAAGGAAGAGCGGCTCAATCTCAGGGAGCTTGTCCAGACCCTTGAAAACGGGACCAAAACGGCGCTGCCCGTCGCCATCGCCTGCACGATCGTCGGTATCGTGATCGGCATGATGGGCGCCACCGGCGTGGCGCTCAAAATCGGTGACGCCGTTCTCATGCTGACCCAGGGGAATCTCTTCCCCACGCTTCTGATCACCATGGTGATCTCGCTGCTGCTCGGCATGGGGATGCCCACTACGGCAAGCTACGTCATGGCAAGCGCCGTGGCGGCGCCGGCCCTGGTCCTTCTCGGGACCAAAGCGCTGGACGCCCATCTCTTTGTCTTCTACTTCGCCGTCCTCTCCACACTGACACCGCCGGTCTGCGTTGGATGCTACACCGCCGCCGGTCTGGCGGGGGCGAATCTCAACAGGACGGCTGTCGCGGCGATCAAGCTGGCGCTCGCCGGGTTCATCATTCCCTACATTTTTATCTACTCGCCGGATCTTCTCCTGACCAACGTCCAGAACTGGGGTCGGTTTGTTCTCACCTTCGCCACCGCGGCCATCGGCGTCTTCGGGCTTTCGCTGGCAAGCGAGGGGTATTTCAGGGGCTACCTGAACATGCTGTTCCGTTTCGTTGCACTGTGCAGCGCCCTGGCCCTGATCTACCCCGGCGTGACCACCGATCTTGCCGGCTTCGCGCTGCTCGGTGCCGTCATCGCTTACCAGTTCGTCCGGTCATCTTCCGCGAAGGTGGCTTCAGGGACGGATGCCGATCAGGTCGAGCCGGCTCACACCATGAAGGAGGATCAGTAA
- a CDS encoding TAXI family TRAP transporter solute-binding subunit: MSRGLKVFLAVLFVVVLCGSAAADDVFMRIGTSSVGGGFYQIGNTIAQLGNRQLDGYNFTAVTGGSMKNSLNLGRKEIELGLVQSATLMDAWYGEGEFDGKPVKDLRFVTAIYPMPFHILVHKGAGIDSVADFKGKRIDVGPIGGGIEVNTSRVLSVYDMTFDDIEVERFGRSEVSEALKTGRTEGHIWATSIPNAMVTDMCSSGKVTLIELEDEKIDAIVEQYSAYAPAEIPGGVYEGVDEPLDVVAAVGTFLTYADMDEEQVYQVTKMLYEHSDWLKERLSYFKHMGPEFALSGMVCPLHPGAERYYKEIGVIEE; the protein is encoded by the coding sequence ATGTCACGTGGGCTGAAGGTTTTTCTGGCGGTGCTGTTCGTTGTCGTGCTCTGCGGCAGTGCAGCGGCGGACGATGTGTTCATGCGGATAGGAACGAGCAGTGTGGGCGGAGGCTTCTACCAGATAGGCAACACCATAGCGCAGCTCGGGAACAGGCAGCTTGACGGGTACAACTTTACGGCCGTTACCGGCGGGTCCATGAAGAACTCGCTGAATCTGGGACGCAAGGAGATAGAGCTTGGGCTCGTTCAGTCGGCGACGCTGATGGACGCCTGGTACGGCGAAGGCGAGTTCGACGGCAAGCCCGTTAAGGACCTTCGTTTCGTGACGGCCATCTATCCCATGCCCTTTCATATCCTGGTCCACAAGGGTGCCGGAATCGACAGTGTCGCCGATTTCAAGGGAAAGAGGATCGATGTCGGGCCCATCGGCGGCGGTATCGAGGTCAACACAAGCCGGGTACTCTCCGTCTATGACATGACCTTTGACGATATCGAAGTGGAGCGTTTCGGGCGTTCCGAGGTGTCGGAGGCGCTGAAGACCGGGCGTACCGAGGGCCACATCTGGGCCACCAGCATCCCCAACGCGATGGTCACCGATATGTGCAGCAGCGGGAAGGTCACCCTCATTGAGCTGGAGGATGAAAAGATCGACGCGATCGTGGAGCAGTATTCCGCCTATGCACCTGCAGAGATCCCCGGCGGCGTCTACGAAGGCGTTGACGAGCCCCTGGATGTTGTCGCTGCGGTAGGCACATTCCTCACCTATGCCGATATGGACGAAGAGCAGGTCTACCAGGTGACAAAGATGCTCTACGAACATTCCGACTGGCTCAAGGAGCGGCTCAGTTACTTCAAGCACATGGGCCCGGAATTCGCCCTGAGCGGCATGGTCTGCCCGCTGCATCCGGGTGCGGAGCGGTACTATAAGGAGATCGGCGTTATCGAGGAGTAG